One region of Trichosurus vulpecula isolate mTriVul1 chromosome 1, mTriVul1.pri, whole genome shotgun sequence genomic DNA includes:
- the UTP23 gene encoding rRNA-processing protein UTP23 homolog: MKITRQKHAKKHLGFFRYNFGVREPYQLLLDGTFCQAALRGRIQLREQLPRYLMGETQLCTTRCVLKELESLGKELYGAKLIAQRCQVRSCSHFKDAVSGAECLLSMIEDGNPHHFFVATQDQNLSLQVKKKPGVPLLFIIQNTVVLDKPSPKTISFVKATESGHLVSVHQKQSIKKLKEEQGLVKTPEQKKKRKRKGVSGPNPLSCLKKKKKVQDSNQSSAPEKKKRKRIRNRNRTKALSVPPLKHSEEVQCSSVD; this comes from the exons ATGAAGATCACGCGGCAGAAGCACGCGAAGAAGCACCTGGGCTTCTTCCGCTACAACTTTGGCGTCCGGGAGCCGTACCAGCTGCTCCTGGACGGCACGTTCTGTCAGGCGGCGCTGCGGGGCCGCATCCAGCTCCGCGAGCAGCTGCCCCGCTACCTCATGGGGGAGACGCAGCTCTGCaccaccag atgtgTGTTAAAGGAATTAGAATCATTGGGGAAGGAATTATATGGTGCAAAATTAATTGCACAAAGATGTCAGGTTCGAAGTTGTTCCCATTTCAAAGATGCAGTCAGTGGTGCAGAATGTCTGTTATCCATGATTGAAGATGGAAATCCTCACCATTTTTTTGTTGCAACACAG GACCAGAATTTATCTCTTCAAGTAAAGAAAAAACCTGGAGTTCCTCTCTTGTTTATCATTCAGAACACTGTTGTTTTGGACAAACCTTCTCCCAAAACGATTTCCTTTGTCAAAGCAACGGAATCAGGGCATCTTGTCTCTGTTCACCAGAAACAGAGTATCAAGAAACTCAAAGAAGAACAAGGTCTAGTGAAAACCCCCgaacagaagaagaagaggaaacgAAAAGGTGTCAGTGGTCCCAATCCTCTTAGCTgtctgaagaaaaagaagaaggtgcAAGATTCAAATCAGTCTTCTGcacctgaaaagaaaaaaaggaaaagaattcgtAATAGAAATAGAACGAAAGCACTTTCTGTGCCACCATTGAAACACAGTGAAGAAGTACAGTGCAGCTCTGTGGACTAA